CATTCGACCCAATGACCCGATGACAAGGAATGACCAGCGGTAACGGGTTTTGATTATTTGCTCCACCGACAGCCCGGACTGCTTTTGGTGCACCAATGGCTTTTGCGATGTCTTTGTAAGATCTGGTCTCTCCAAATGGAATCGATGCCACCTCCGCCCAAACCATTTTTTGGAACGGCGTGCCGTACAAATCGGTTGCAAGATCAAATGTTGTCCGTTCCCCGTTGAAAAACTGCTGTATTTGCAGTTTTTCTTCAAGAAAATCATCATCTGAAAACAGCAGTTCTTCTCTGATTTGCCGCGCTCTCAACTTGCGTTTAACGTGACAAATCGTTTCTTTTGAACTCCCAAAAGCGATGAAACATAATCCATACTGACTCTTTACAAGCGTTAAATCGCCGATCGGACTTGGCATCACACTGTATTTCATTTCTATGCGATTTGACATTCGAAACGAGTCCTCCTTTTGTGCTTCTCTCTTTATAGACGTGTCGTTCTGGATAAATGTTTCATTACATCTGCAATTTCGGCAATGACTTCATCTGCTGTTTCGTCGTCCAAGTGCGCCTCGAGACGAGGCATTGCCTCATCTCCTTTGATCTCCGAAAGGGCCCACGCAGCTGTCGCTCGCATTACAGGGCGCTGGTCGTTTTTCAGTACCTCCTCAATCGCAGGGACCGCTGAAACATCTTTGAAATTTGCCAACGCAATGAGTGCATTTCGTTGAATCGGTTTCTTCCCCCGCCAGGAACCTGAAACCTCACCGAACGTTCTCTTAAACTCTTTATTCGACAAGCTGAGCAACGGAATTAACTGAGGTTTTGCTTTTTCAGGGTCCGGGGTCATCTCTTCGTGATGGGTATGATTTTTCCCTTTGTTTTCGGGACAGACGACTTGGCAGGTATCACATCCATAGAGCCTGTTCCCCAGTTTCTGACGGTATTCTTTCGGAATCATCGATTTCGTCAGCGTCAAGTAGGCAATGCATTTTGAACTGTCCAGTTGACCCCCTTGAATCAATGCATCGGTCGGACAGGCATCAATGCATTTCGTACAGCTTCCGCATTGATCCTCCAATGGTGTATCAGGTTCCACGTAAGCAGTCATCAGCATCTCACCCAGATAGACATACGAACCAAATTCAGGTGTGATGATCGCACAGTTTTTCGCACTCCAGCCAATACCGGCGCGTTCAGCAACAGCGCGATCGGAGAGTTCTCCGGTATCAACCATCACCGCAGTCCGTTCATCAGGCATCAACTCATGCAGATACGCTTCCAACGCTTTCAGTTTCCGTTTCAGAATATGATGATAGTCTTCACCCCACGAAGCCCTGCAAAAGACACCACGACGATCTCCTTTTACAGACCGGGGCGGGTTTTTTAATTTCGACGGATAGGCCATTGCAATGGAGACGATGGTTTTCGCTTCCGGAAGAAGACGCTCTGGCTCTGTCCGCTCTTTGACAGAACCTTTTTCAAAGCCTGTTTCAAAACCCAGCGACTGCTGGTCTTCAAGACGTGATTTCAATGTCACGAAG
This Salisediminibacterium beveridgei DNA region includes the following protein-coding sequences:
- a CDS encoding methylated-DNA--[protein]-cysteine S-methyltransferase yields the protein MSNRIEMKYSVMPSPIGDLTLVKSQYGLCFIAFGSSKETICHVKRKLRARQIREELLFSDDDFLEEKLQIQQFFNGERTTFDLATDLYGTPFQKMVWAEVASIPFGETRSYKDIAKAIGAPKAVRAVGGANNQNPLPLVIPCHRVIGSNGSLVGYGGGIDKKEHLLELEGTLSFTRR
- the queG gene encoding tRNA epoxyqueuosine(34) reductase QueG, which translates into the protein MKASELKNKLIEKSRELEIDKIGFASADPFVTLKSRLEDQQSLGFETGFEKGSVKERTEPERLLPEAKTIVSIAMAYPSKLKNPPRSVKGDRRGVFCRASWGEDYHHILKRKLKALEAYLHELMPDERTAVMVDTGELSDRAVAERAGIGWSAKNCAIITPEFGSYVYLGEMLMTAYVEPDTPLEDQCGSCTKCIDACPTDALIQGGQLDSSKCIAYLTLTKSMIPKEYRQKLGNRLYGCDTCQVVCPENKGKNHTHHEEMTPDPEKAKPQLIPLLSLSNKEFKRTFGEVSGSWRGKKPIQRNALIALANFKDVSAVPAIEEVLKNDQRPVMRATAAWALSEIKGDEAMPRLEAHLDDETADEVIAEIADVMKHLSRTTRL